AGTTGCGGAAATGTGCGCTTTCCCCGCGATCAAGAAAGATATCCAAGCGATCACATGAGCAGTTCCTGGATATCCAACTGTCGCTCTCATCTTCAAAGGCGTGGATGTAACGGGTAGGTTTGCAGATCGGTCTCGGGTCTATGAGTGCTTCAAAATACGTCAAAGTAAATGATCCACTGTAGAAATTCATCCTGGGTTCTCGTCAAACAGTTTTTGGCCACTGTTTCACCATAATGCATTTTTAGCTGCGCCTGGCCAATACGCACCCTGTGCCCTATATATTACTTGTCGATCAGCAGTTATCGCCGTTTCCTGCAAGCAGATCACGGAGCCAGATCTTGCAGCGCATAACCTTGTTGCCAGAAACATACATCGGTGGTCTGCATAAAGAGCATGCCTATGCAACAGGGTAATACACCGGGCTGTGCAGCATATGCGCTTTTCTTGGCATTACATCTTCACCTCAAATTGAAGTACTGGCCAATAACGCCTTATCACCGTCATGCGACATACAATTGTAAACTAATATTTAGCAGCCGTGCAGCTAAACACTGATTCGGCAATACTTCAACCACATGGGGTATAGAGTATTGGGCATCACGGTTGTCTTGTAGTCCCAAATAACGTATGTAGTGCATCTGTCCGAAGGAAGAGTTGAATCCATAATCGTGAGTCACGTGATAATCATGTGCTCATTAAAAATGGCTCTCTTTCAGTGGATAGTCAACTTCAGAACTACGCATCTTGGATGATGGAACTTCGATAACCATTACGACATGCTGAAGCGAGGCGAATTATCGGCGCCTAATGATCTGAACCAAGTACGTGATATATTTGGGAGGACAATCTCCTATCATTTAGCCCGGTGTCCCTCTGTTCTAGAACAAGATATCGCTGACATCGATCCATATGCGCAAGATTGGGAGTCAGGCTATTCGGCCTTACATATCTGCCTGATGACTGGCCAGTATCAAAAAGCATTTAGATTATATTGGCATTGGCGAAAAGCGCTTAGCTCAGGTGTCAATCTACAAGGATCCGTTCTTGATTTAAAAGACAGGGAAGGCTTCACACCTTTACGTATGCTGCACGAAAAGAACAATTTCTGGAACATGGGCTACATTCCAGATAGCCTGTCTGTGGTCGATATGTCGAAAACATGTAAGCTCGTGTTTACCAAACGACAAAAGGAGCCGCGGATGACCATCAAACGGCTCCGAGATTGGCATAAGGGCAGAGGTGGGCGGCGCTGCTATACTTTTGGGAAAAACGATCATTTTCAGTTAGGGACAGGTGATTCAAAGGCAAGACAAGTCTGGTACGAGGTTAGACCGGAGAAATTCGAGGATAGGGTAGATGATGTGGTGAGAATCAGGAGTTGCCATATGAACAAGCGACATGGGATAATAGTAGCGGATGATGGTTCTGTATACTTTGCCGGACGAATCACACGCGGCTTACATTCTGATGTTTCTGGTGGCATTGTGAGACTACAGAACTTCTATTTTGAGGCGATGGAATACGATACCAATGGCGATGTTAGCGATTTGGCCTCGAGTAACACGCATAACATATTCCTTACCCCCGACAGAAAAGTTTACACATGGGGCTGGAACGACGTATTCCAACTTGGTTATCCATCTGATGGCTCCTGCCATCCATTCATTAAGAATGTTCCATTGGCTTTAAAGGATATCACGCATGTTTCTTGTTCGACTATCCATTCCGCGGTCATTACCAATAGCGGAACTTTGCACTCTTGGGGGCTCAATATAGGACAGATGAGTACATATAAACCTGCTACACAGGCAACTGATATCTCTGCTGAGTACATTGGTTGGAAGACGAAACGGATAAGTTATGAAACACAGTGTCAGAACATCAGTCAACTGATTTGCCGGGAATATACAACTTTGATACGACACGACGACTACAAGCTATGCGTTATAACCGATTTTAAACGTTTTAGGTTTAGCTTGGCAGATCAGCGATCATCAGACTCGGATTTCTTTAATGTGTTCAGACCATCTCGACCTGTTGATGATCTTGCCATCGTTAAAATTGGTACAAAGCACCCGCACGGAAATAACTTGTGTGTTCTCTACAACAATGGCCGTGTGGGAATGGTTCGCAAGCTCTTTAAGGATGGCTCTCCCGGAAAACAGCCACTTTCTCTGGACATATTACCATATTGGACTCCATCTACCTGGCTGGATCGCTGCGTGGATTTTGATGTCGGTATGGAAGGTGAACTGATTGTGTGCACGATAGGCGGGGATGTATACCTTTCAAAAGGGCCTAATCAAGGATTCAAACTCCAAAAAGCCAAACCACCGGGGGGGAAATGTATTAGGGTAAGCTGTGACCCTTTGTTTGCTTCATTTTCTGTGATAATTGATGAGTTTGATACACCCAGAACACGTATCGACACGGATGCAGCTGAATATGCTGCATATTCCCCAGTTTACGAAATGCTGAAACAACATCTTTTAAATGAACATTATGCGCAGGCCTTTCCTACAGTAAGATCAGTACTATACACGGAACCTACCTTCGATCATGCCAAAAACTCCTCTTTACATGCAGCCCTTAAACTTCCTACTAATTATTGTGGTCAGACAGGCCCACAAACCGAAAGTAAAATAATATTTACACCTAACCATTTTGCAAGTATCAACTCGGTATCATACGATGTGGCATTTATCGACATTTCAGGCAAAACCATTGGGGAGTGTCATAGAGCTGTACTTTGTGGTCGGTGTCCACAGTTCGTTAAGGAGCTGATCAACTACGGAGAAGGGGGAGGCCAAACGACTGCCTCGGGGATCAGATTTTCACTGTTTTCAAGTTTAGATGCTCCGGTGTGGTTGATACGCGTGGGGGACAATGCCCGAGATTGGACCTGCCACCCAATACTATATGCTCTGCATCTGCTCTACGACGAGTACTACTTCGATCTACCTCCGACTCCACTGAGGTGTGACGCGTTTTTTAAGAAGGGACGTGAGTTGTCTAATGCCCTTGGTATAATAGCGGGGCAAGTTCATGTAAAATCTGCCTTTAGAGAGTTGCACCACCGATGCGTGCCTAATGATTCTGAGATATGCTCGATTCCATCATGCGATTTTCACCCGCATAATTATACCGAGTTGGAACATTATATGCAACCGGATATTGAAATACAACTGTGCAATTCAAAACGTGTATTTGCGCACGGATTTGTACTTCAGTGTAGATCTCCCTTTTTCAAGGGCCTTCTTCGGAACAAATGGAATCACAGGAATGCCGTCAGGCTAACGCACGTGAAAGAGCACATATTCCATGTCATTCTCAAGTACATGTACGGCTTTTCCTTTTCTAGTTTGCTTGATGATCTCCGAGCAACTTCAGTCACTGAAAAGGCAGAATTCCTCTTTGATTTAGTGGAAACTTGCAACGAGCTCCTATTACTGGAATTGCGTTCTTACGCAGATTACGTATTAGCTGGCTTAATCACCCACAAAACCGTGTTGCCACTTCTTATAAACGGATATTTCCTGAATTGTTCGCAACTGTTTACGTGCTGTGCAATCTACCTCTTTCACAACCCAGAGATCTTATTTCATGATTCAAATATCGGAATAATCAATGAGCATGTATCTCCAGGCTGTTGGTCCGAATTTGAGCATATATCCCGACAGCTCCAGGCAAGCGGATCGGAGTTTAAGGGCGGCGAGTGTCTAATATACGATGATCCTGCCGGGTCCGATTGGTTCCATTCTTTCCGGACGGACCTGGCGAGCTTTAATTCCCTCTTCATCGACAGAAGCCATCCGTTCCAAGTCGTCCCGGATGtaaagaagaagaagccTAAGGGAAAGAAATCTGGTTCGCGTGTCGCGGTGGAAGCCGCAGAAACTGTTGCCAACCAGCAGCGGCTCCCACGGGGCAACGCTTCCTCCGGTGACCCATCTGCCATCAATAATAACCCGCCCTCCGCCTTTACTCCAGTCAGCAAAGGTAAGCGCCGCCCACCTGTAAGTGCAGATCCTCTGACAGCCGTCGAGGCTGCCGCACCATCCGGCTCCACAGTCAACTTTGCGCGCTTTGAGCAACCCCCAGCAGCGcagccgcgcgcccgcctgGCTCCCTTCAAAAAACCGTCTCAGAAGCAGCGAATCGAGCAGCATCGCGCAGCAACTGCGCAACAGCCCCTACAGTCATCTGCCACACCATGGAATACTGCTAGCGCACCATCTCAGAGTTGCTCTCCCGCTCGTAATTCCAAATTCCCTTCGCTTTCTGACGTCGTTAGCTCCGGGACTTCTTCCACGGGCACAATTGGCATCTCCACCACTGGTCACCGCCGCACTATAACCACTTATCTCACGAAGACACAGACATCGCCCTGGCAATCGGCTGTGCCGCCTAGCGCGTCTCCAAGCCTCTCGTCCCACACTCCCTGTCAATCTTCACTCGGGGAGTCCCCGCGCTCTCaaagcagcagcaccagcagtCGGCAATCCAGTGTAGCTCGCAAAGTGAAGTTCAAACCAATTGATTGGACTCAATGCTAGGGTTTTACGTAGTTTTACTGCCTCGCCAATATACACTACACACTGCTCATTACCCGGCCACCAGGCCGCTGGCTTATTATCATCACTTCATACGTCAAATAAAAATGGCAATCATGTCAGCCTTGTAACTCACTAAGGGAAGCTAATGAAGTGAAGTAAACCATCATAAAAAATTTTATAGTTCCACCTACTTATCATCTCCCATTCGAGATCTCTTCCTTCTGTTCAGTTTAGATCTTGTCGAGCACTATTTGACTTCCCTACAGAAAGAGTTTGGTTAATTGAAGACGGGATGTCGGAGATATTGACGGTATGTGTGCATTAGAACATAGGCAGTTGCGGAAAAATGCTATCGTATATGGTAAAGGGCGCGATGGGATTATCGATGCAATGTGCCCAGCCGCAGGACTGGGCTGGCGGTGGCACTTTACGCAACGGCAGTGATGAAACCGTATACTAACGATCAAGAGTAGAAGGACTCTAAGTATTGGAAAGCCCGGAAGAAACGTTTTATACTGGACGTGGACGCGAAAGTGGCTAAGGAGCGAGATAAAGATGATACATACCTGCGATTTCGGCACCTTTTGGGGCTGACTGACCTATTTCGTCACTTTATAGGACTGCGTGCGAAGCGAGATAAGAACATGCAGCGGCTGCTCAGGATGTTGGATGGGGAAGAGCGCGGGAGAAGCAGTCGCGGGCAGCGCCAGAAAGATTCTTCGAGGCACTTCCGCAAGACAGAAAAAGAGGAGGATGCCGAGCTCATGCAAGATGAGGAGCAGCACATGGAGACCACAGTGGTTACTGAGTCGCCCAGCTTTGTAAAGGCCGGTAAACTACGGGACTACCAGATATACGGGTTGAATTGGCTAATATCACTGCACGAGAATAAACTCTCGGGAATCCTTGCAGATGAAATGGGCTTGGGCAAAACTCTGCAAACAATCTCCTTTCTAGGTTATCTGCGTTTTATTAAGGACATTGATGGCCCCTTCATTGTTGTTGTGCCAAAATCTACTTTAGATAACTGGAAACGGGAATTCGCCAAGTGGACTCCAGAAGTCAACACTATTGTGTTGCATGGTGATAGAGAGACGAGGACACAGCTAATCGAGGAGCGTATCCTAACGTGTGACTTTGACGTGCTGATTACGTCTTACGAGATGGTTATCAAAGAGAAGGCTATTCTAAAAAAATTTGCGTGGCAATACATAGTTATTGATGAGGCGCATAGGATTAAAAATGAGCAAAGTACTCTATCGCAGATCATTCGGCTCTTTTATTCAAAAAGTAGGCTGCTGATCACCGGAACACCTTTGCAAAACAACTTGCATGAATTATGGGCTTTATTAAATTTCCTATTACCTGATGTTTTTGGGGAATCTGAGGTCTTTGATGAGTGGTTCCAACAGAATGAGAAGGCGCAAGATCAGGAGATTGTGGTCCAACAGCTGCATGCTGTATTACAACCGTTTTTGTTGCGCAGGGTCAAGGCAGATGTGGAAAAGTCATTGCTTCCGAAGATAGAGACCAATGTGTATGTTGGTATGACAGCAATGCAGTTGCAATGGTACAGATCGCTGTTAGAGAAAGATATAGATGCTGTGAATGGAGCAGTAGGTAAGCGAGAAGGCAAAACCCGTCTACTTAACATTGTGATGCAACTGAGAAAATGTTGTAATCATCCCTATTTGTTTGAAGGTGCAGAGCCAGGCCCTCCGTATACGACCGATGAGCATTTGATCTATAACTCTGGGAAAATGATTGTCTTGGACAAGCTTTTAAAACGCAAAAAGAAAGAGGGATCCAGAGTACTCATATTTAGCCAAATGTCCAGACTCCTCGACATCTTAGAGGATTACTGCTACTTCAGAGATTTTGAATACTGTAGGATTGATGGTGCGACATCACATGAGGAGCGCATTGCAGCTATTGATGAGTTTAACGCACATGATTCTAAAAAGTTTATATTTTTACTAACGACAAGGGCTGGCGGCCTAGGTATAAATTTAGTCACTGCAGATACGGTTGTGTTATATGATTCAGATTGGAACCCCCAAGCTGACCTGCAAGCCATGGATAGAGCCCATAGAATTGGTCAGAAAAAGCAGGTACATGTATACCGTCTAGTGACAGAGAATGCGATAGAAGAGAAGGTTATTGAGCGGGCAGCCCAGAAATTGAGGCTAGATCAGCTTGTTATACAGCAGGGGGCTGGAAGGAAAAGTGCAAACTTAGGGAATACTAAGGGAGAATTAATTGATATGATTCAATTTGGTGCCAGAGATGTTTTTGACAAGAAGTTGACTGAAGCGACAGTTGCAGATGATATAGATGCGATTTTGATGAAAGGTGAACAAAAGACGCATGCATTGAACGCAAGGTATGAAGCCTTAGGCCTTGATGACCTGCAGAAGTTTAATGGAATGGCAGACCAGTCTGCTTATGAGTGGAATGGCACCAATTtcgagaagaagaagagcaaTGACCGTACCGTGGAATGGATTAATCCATCGAGGCGTGAAAGACGTAGGGAGCAAACATACTCAGTTGACGACTACTACAAAGACATAATTGGTGGTGCTAATACTAAAAGTTCCAACAAAAATATGCCTCAACCAAAACTTCCTAGGCCACCGAGAACCGTTCAAATTCAAGACTTTCAGTTCCCGGCCCCTTGCTTAAATGCATTGCAAGAAAAAGAGCTGCTTTCATATAAGAAGAAAGTCAACTATAAGGTTTCGACTCACGATTTTACCTCCGATGATGAAGCAGACGAAGAAATTTCTAACAAGGTAACTGCTGAACAAGCAAAAATCGATAATGCCGAAGAGTTCACCGAAGATGACGAATTGGCAAAGCAGCGATGCATAGAGGAGTCATTCACCGCATGGACTAAGAGAGAATTCATCACCTTCATAAATGGCTGCGCGAAGTTTGGTAGAACTAACTACAAAGCGATAGCTGCAACCTTGGAGAACAAAACAGTTAGTGAGGTTGAGAATTATGGGAAGGTATTTTGGGCTAGATACAGGGAAATACAGGGATATGAGAAATATTTGAATACTATTGAGGTCGGGGAAAAGAAGATGGAGAAGCTTAAACAACAGGCATCGCTCTTGAAGATGAAGGTTGGTCAATGTGATTTCCCAATGCAGGAAATGACGATACAGTATCCGCCGAATAACGCCAGAAGAACATATAACTCCACAGAGGATAAATTCATTCTGTTGGCGGTCAATAAATATGGCCTATTTTCTGATAACTTATATGATAAGGTAAAACAGGAAATCATGAAGTCCAGTTTGTTCCATTTCGATTGGTTTATTAGAACACGAACTGTACACGAGCTATCGAAGAGAGTCAACACTCTACTGACAATGATAATGAGAGAATACGAAGGGCCTGATAGTGCTGCAAAGAGGAAGAGAAAGGCAAAAGATGGCACACCTGCCTCTGGTGTCAATGATCAGCAACATCAGCTGGATCCGTCGGAACCCATGTACAAAAAAGCGAAGAGTGAAGACTTTTAAATTAGCGATGGTACGCATACATATTAACTAATTCTAATGTGGGAGGTGGCCTCTAGTATCCACCAAACTTGTAACTGTAAAGACAGAACTGGGGCAATAGTGATGTGTAAGTAAAACCATCTTCATATCACATTATTGATCGTCTGTAAAAATTACATATAATAATGATTATCATGCTGAGGCAAATACCATACTAAAGTTGCAAGCATGATCGCCGCTACGGTTGCTTATCCTATTTCTTCTGGTCATTGTTTTCCTTGACTACGGAAGATGACCTTGGAATAGCAGCTCTTTCTGCGGCATAGTGGTCCAGTAGTTTCTTGTTTTTTAGTACCTCTTGCGCTGCTCTCATACCAGCTATTTTTACATTCTTACCCCTCCCGGTCCCCAACGTGAGGCCATCTTTAACACGGCACTCTACAATGGCATAGGGCTCATTGTTAGTAGGTCTATGGACTGGATAATAATGTAAGTTCAGTGCGGCATATCCTATAAGTGAATAGAGGGTCTTTTTGGCGTTCACATCTACTTCATCGGTGTTCTCAAGAACGACATCGTTCTCAATCTCTTCTTGGATGACCGGCTCAGCTAGCTTCGCTAACCACTTCCTGATTCTAGGTAAGTTCTTTTTGCCGTCCTCCTCTACCAGACCACCGATATATGCTTCGAACACATCCGCATAAAGCTTCAGTTTTCCGTTAGAAACCTCATGTGTTGTACCGTTGAACATCTCTATGTTGGTTCTCAACTTGCTTGGAAGTTGGTACATAAATGACCATTCTTTCAACCTGTCGTTGTTAATCAGCTTTGTGCGCAATTGCGATAGTCGGCCCTCGTTGAAACCTGGGAATTTATTGTAAATAATCATAGTCATGGTAGTATTCAGGATAGAGTCCCCAAGGAATTCCAGGCGCTCGTTGTGGGAGTTGATCATCTGCGCCTCGTCCAAGTAAAGCTTATCGTTAGTCAGAGATCTGTGGGTAAAAACACGTGCCCGGATTGCAGGATCCTTGATTTCAGGGATCGGTGGCGGCCACTTGCCGCTCTCTTTTGGCTCCTTCTCGCGCTCGGTGTCCTGCTCAACGGCGGCGGGGATGTACCTGTCCTCGTCTTCATCCATGTCGCAGTCACGCGTGTGTGCTGAAGCCAAGCTGGCTAGGTCGTCCGCCGAAAGAATGGAGAACACGGGCTTCGGATCGCCCGCAGTAAATTTAGAAGCGTACCGGCGCAACTCTTCTAGAAGCGGTAGCTTACCCAGTGTATGCAGTGTCTTTAACTCGGCCGCGCACTTCAGTTGGTACCGGGCAAAGCTCGGAATGATCTCCACAGGGGTGTCCTGTCCGTTCAATGCCGAGACATAGGTCAAAAAGTCGGGGGACAGCCGGATAACGCGGTTCAGTGAGTCCCCTAGCACCGATACCGCGTGCTCCAACTGCAAAATTGTCGAATACTGGTATGCATCTAATATACCAGATGACGGTTCTGACATCCCATTGTACCCATGGCCATGCACCAGTGTTTGAGGAGCATCCTGGTAGTGCCGTGCTAGCACCATCGCTGCGTCCCGCCCCCCCTGGCTACGCATTGGTTTATTCTCTGCAGACTTCTTCTTCGATATGCCACCTGATACGGAGTCTCGCTTTATACTTTTCTCGCGAGCATACGCCAGCGTATCTGGGTTATGAGACATTGGTGCCAGATTCAAGTACGCCCGTAGCGCAGTATCAGCTCTATGTAAATCCTTGCAGAGTGATGAGCTTGAGATGAGCTGGTAAATGTTTTTTGACTACAAAAAGAAAGCGCTACTGAGTGTCTGGGTGGCCTTCAGCGAGGAAGAGCTTATTATAGAGCTATGTAGAGATGTGCAAAAAGTGAGACATTCATGTAGGACTATGGGTGCTAGCACTGCAGCTGAACCCGGATCATTCTTTTAGAGATTAGATTTGTTGCACGAGCAGGCTAGACTTACTACTCCGTCTCGAAGCAGAAAAAGATTGACCAA
This is a stretch of genomic DNA from Eremothecium gossypii ATCC 10895 chromosome VI, complete sequence. It encodes these proteins:
- a CDS encoding AFR536Wp (NOHBY650; No homolog in Saccharomyces cerevisiae; Syntenic homolog of Kluyveromyces lactis KLLA0F24860g), coding for MLKRGELSAPNDLNQVRDIFGRTISYHLARCPSVLEQDIADIDPYAQDWESGYSALHICLMTGQYQKAFRLYWHWRKALSSGVNLQGSVLDLKDREGFTPLRMLHEKNNFWNMGYIPDSLSVVDMSKTCKLVFTKRQKEPRMTIKRLRDWHKGRGGRRCYTFGKNDHFQLGTGDSKARQVWYEVRPEKFEDRVDDVVRIRSCHMNKRHGIIVADDGSVYFAGRITRGLHSDVSGGIVRLQNFYFEAMEYDTNGDVSDLASSNTHNIFLTPDRKVYTWGWNDVFQLGYPSDGSCHPFIKNVPLALKDITHVSCSTIHSAVITNSGTLHSWGLNIGQMSTYKPATQATDISAEYIGWKTKRISYETQCQNISQLICREYTTLIRHDDYKLCVITDFKRFRFSLADQRSSDSDFFNVFRPSRPVDDLAIVKIGTKHPHGNNLCVLYNNGRVGMVRKLFKDGSPGKQPLSLDILPYWTPSTWLDRCVDFDVGMEGELIVCTIGGDVYLSKGPNQGFKLQKAKPPGGKCIRVSCDPLFASFSVIIDEFDTPRTRIDTDAAEYAAYSPVYEMLKQHLLNEHYAQAFPTVRSVLYTEPTFDHAKNSSLHAALKLPTNYCGQTGPQTESKIIFTPNHFASINSVSYDVAFIDISGKTIGECHRAVLCGRCPQFVKELINYGEGGGQTTASGIRFSLFSSLDAPVWLIRVGDNARDWTCHPILYALHLLYDEYYFDLPPTPLRCDAFFKKGRELSNALGIIAGQVHVKSAFRELHHRCVPNDSEICSIPSCDFHPHNYTELEHYMQPDIEIQLCNSKRVFAHGFVLQCRSPFFKGLLRNKWNHRNAVRLTHVKEHIFHVILKYMYGFSFSSLLDDLRATSVTEKAEFLFDLVETCNELLLLELRSYADYVLAGLITHKTVLPLLINGYFLNCSQLFTCCAIYLFHNPEILFHDSNIGIINEHVSPGCWSEFEHISRQLQASGSEFKGGECLIYDDPAGSDWFHSFRTDLASFNSLFIDRSHPFQVVPDVKKKKPKGKKSGSRVAVEAAETVANQQRLPRGNASSGDPSAINNNPPSAFTPVSKGKRRPPVSADPLTAVEAAAPSGSTVNFARFEQPPAAQPRARLAPFKKPSQKQRIEQHRAATAQQPLQSSATPWNTASAPSQSCSPARNSKFPSLSDVVSSGTSSTGTIGISTTGHRRTITTYLTKTQTSPWQSAVPPSASPSLSSHTPCQSSLGESPRSQSSSTSSRQSSVARKVKFKPIDWTQC
- the ISW2 gene encoding DNA translocase (Syntenic homolog of Saccharomyces cerevisiae YOR304W (ISW2); 1-intron) is translated as MSEILTKDSKYWKARKKRFILDVDAKVAKERDKDDTYLRFRHLLGLTDLFRHFIGLRAKRDKNMQRLLRMLDGEERGRSSRGQRQKDSSRHFRKTEKEEDAELMQDEEQHMETTVVTESPSFVKAGKLRDYQIYGLNWLISLHENKLSGILADEMGLGKTLQTISFLGYLRFIKDIDGPFIVVVPKSTLDNWKREFAKWTPEVNTIVLHGDRETRTQLIEERILTCDFDVLITSYEMVIKEKAILKKFAWQYIVIDEAHRIKNEQSTLSQIIRLFYSKSRLLITGTPLQNNLHELWALLNFLLPDVFGESEVFDEWFQQNEKAQDQEIVVQQLHAVLQPFLLRRVKADVEKSLLPKIETNVYVGMTAMQLQWYRSLLEKDIDAVNGAVGKREGKTRLLNIVMQLRKCCNHPYLFEGAEPGPPYTTDEHLIYNSGKMIVLDKLLKRKKKEGSRVLIFSQMSRLLDILEDYCYFRDFEYCRIDGATSHEERIAAIDEFNAHDSKKFIFLLTTRAGGLGINLVTADTVVLYDSDWNPQADLQAMDRAHRIGQKKQVHVYRLVTENAIEEKVIERAAQKLRLDQLVIQQGAGRKSANLGNTKGELIDMIQFGARDVFDKKLTEATVADDIDAILMKGEQKTHALNARYEALGLDDLQKFNGMADQSAYEWNGTNFEKKKSNDRTVEWINPSRRERRREQTYSVDDYYKDIIGGANTKSSNKNMPQPKLPRPPRTVQIQDFQFPAPCLNALQEKELLSYKKKVNYKVSTHDFTSDDEADEEISNKVTAEQAKIDNAEEFTEDDELAKQRCIEESFTAWTKREFITFINGCAKFGRTNYKAIAATLENKTVSEVENYGKVFWARYREIQGYEKYLNTIEVGEKKMEKLKQQASLLKMKVGQCDFPMQEMTIQYPPNNARRTYNSTEDKFILLAVNKYGLFSDNLYDKVKQEIMKSSLFHFDWFIRTRTVHELSKRVNTLLTMIMREYEGPDSAAKRKRKAKDGTPASGVNDQQHQLDPSEPMYKKAKSEDF
- the RNT1 gene encoding ribonuclease III (Syntenic homolog of Saccharomyces cerevisiae YMR239C (RNT1)) gives rise to the protein MSHNPDTLAYAREKSIKRDSVSGGISKKKSAENKPMRSQGGRDAAMVLARHYQDAPQTLVHGHGYNGMSEPSSGILDAYQYSTILQLEHAVSVLGDSLNRVIRLSPDFLTYVSALNGQDTPVEIIPSFARYQLKCAAELKTLHTLGKLPLLEELRRYASKFTAGDPKPVFSILSADDLASLASAHTRDCDMDEDEDRYIPAAVEQDTEREKEPKESGKWPPPIPEIKDPAIRARVFTHRSLTNDKLYLDEAQMINSHNERLEFLGDSILNTTMTMIIYNKFPGFNEGRLSQLRTKLINNDRLKEWSFMYQLPSKLRTNIEMFNGTTHEVSNGKLKLYADVFEAYIGGLVEEDGKKNLPRIRKWLAKLAEPVIQEEIENDVVLENTDEVDVNAKKTLYSLIGYAALNLHYYPVHRPTNNEPYAIVECRVKDGLTLGTGRGKNVKIAGMRAAQEVLKNKKLLDHYAAERAAIPRSSSVVKENNDQKK